A genome region from Flavobacterium sp. CFS9 includes the following:
- a CDS encoding DinB family protein yields MLIDTLKILFNRDLNKLKIEIESYENEAQIWAIAPDISNSAGNLCLHLMGNINTYIGAELGKTDYVRNRPLEFSLKDIPRSELISKIEHTILVVNNTLDSLTEADLELIYPQIVFEKEMTTGFFLVHLSTHLAYHLGQINYHRRLL; encoded by the coding sequence ATGTTGATCGATACCTTAAAAATTCTTTTTAACAGAGACCTGAACAAATTAAAAATTGAAATTGAGTCCTATGAAAACGAAGCTCAGATTTGGGCAATTGCACCGGATATTTCCAATTCAGCCGGAAATCTTTGTTTGCATCTTATGGGAAACATAAATACCTATATTGGCGCTGAATTAGGAAAAACAGATTATGTCCGTAATCGTCCATTAGAGTTTTCTCTTAAAGATATTCCAAGATCAGAGCTCATCAGTAAAATTGAGCATACTATTTTGGTAGTAAATAACACCCTTGACAGCTTAACGGAAGCCGACTTAGAACTTATCTATCCACAAATTGTTTTCGAAAAAGAAATGACAACGGGTTTCTTTTTAGTGCATCTTTCTACACATTTAGCGTATCATTTGGGACAGATCAATTACCACAGAAGATTATTATAA
- a CDS encoding GyrI-like domain-containing protein: MEARIQILSEKKLIGKFITMSFLENKTYELWSSFMPKRKEIKNVIDTNLYSLEVFPKAHFDNFDPGNTFEKWAAVEVSAFGNVPQEMKSLVIPEGLYAVFVHKGPQSEGHKTYREIFVDWLPNSAYMVDERPHFAVMGEKYKKEDPDSEEEIWIPITQKA, from the coding sequence ATGGAAGCCAGAATTCAGATTTTATCCGAAAAAAAACTAATTGGGAAATTCATAACAATGTCATTTTTAGAAAACAAAACCTATGAATTGTGGAGTTCATTTATGCCGAAGCGTAAAGAAATTAAGAATGTGATTGATACCAACCTGTATTCTCTGGAAGTTTTTCCAAAGGCACATTTTGACAATTTCGATCCCGGAAATACCTTCGAAAAATGGGCCGCAGTCGAAGTCTCTGCATTTGGTAACGTACCACAGGAAATGAAATCTTTGGTAATTCCAGAGGGATTGTATGCTGTTTTTGTTCATAAAGGCCCTCAAAGCGAAGGCCACAAAACGTATCGTGAAATTTTTGTAGACTGGCTCCCAAATTCAGCTTATATGGTAGATGAAAGACCACACTTTGCCGTAATGGGTGAAAAATACAAAAAAGAAGATCCGGATTCTGAAGAAGAAATCTGGATTCCAATAACCCAAAAAGCTTAA
- a CDS encoding DUF4249 domain-containing protein codes for MKKATLLIVLFISIFFAGCEEVVDVNLDNAPPKLVIEAAINWQKGTTGKQQTIKLTTTTGYFQNVIPTVSGATVFITNSQNIKFNFSEVPKTGRYVCSNFIPVIDETYTLTVISGGITYTATETMKSVAPITRVEQNNQGGFSGKEVETRAYFNDPADADNFYLFKYVYSTKITSTYYVTEDKFFQGNEYFSTSDDDDLKVGNEVEMTHYGISKQYYNYMNILVSIAGNNVGGPFQSPPATVRGNIINTADKANFPLGYFSLSETDYKKYKIQ; via the coding sequence ATGAAAAAAGCAACTCTTTTAATTGTCCTTTTTATATCCATTTTCTTCGCCGGTTGTGAAGAAGTTGTAGATGTTAATCTGGATAATGCTCCGCCAAAATTAGTTATCGAAGCGGCTATAAACTGGCAAAAAGGAACCACAGGAAAGCAACAAACCATAAAACTGACCACCACTACCGGTTATTTTCAAAATGTTATTCCAACTGTTTCGGGCGCAACCGTATTTATCACGAACAGCCAGAACATAAAGTTCAATTTTAGTGAAGTTCCTAAAACCGGACGATATGTTTGCTCGAATTTCATTCCGGTAATTGATGAGACCTATACCTTAACCGTGATTTCCGGCGGAATTACTTATACTGCCACTGAAACCATGAAATCAGTCGCTCCCATCACCCGTGTTGAGCAAAACAATCAGGGTGGTTTTTCAGGAAAAGAAGTTGAAACGCGTGCTTACTTTAACGATCCTGCCGATGCCGATAATTTTTATCTTTTTAAATATGTATATTCGACGAAAATTACCTCAACTTACTACGTTACCGAAGACAAATTTTTTCAGGGAAATGAATATTTCAGCACCTCGGATGATGACGATTTAAAAGTTGGAAATGAAGTCGAAATGACACATTACGGCATCTCTAAACAATATTACAATTACATGAACATTCTGGTGAGTATTGCCGGAAACAATGTTGGCGGACCTTTTCAGTCTCCTCCTGCAACCGTAAGAGGAAATATTATCAATACGGCTGATAAAGCCAATTTTCCGTTAGGTTATTTTTCGCTTAGTGAAACCGATTACAAAAAATACAAAATTCAATAA